The Mycolicibacterium parafortuitum nucleotide sequence CTGGTGCGTCCGGAACTCGCGCTGGTCGGCGGACTGGCGCTGGTGATGATGCTGATCGTCGCCTCCGGTTGGCGCAGACGCGTCCTGATCGTCGTCGCCGGAGGCCTGCTTCCGGTCGCCTACCAGATCTTCCGGATGGGCTACTACGGACTTCTGGTGCCCGGTACCGCGGTGGCCAAGGACGCCACCGGCGCGAAATGGGAACAGGGTTTCAGCTATCTGGCGAATTTCAACCAGCCGTATCTGCTGTGGGCGCCCGCGGTCCTGCTGATCGGGCTCGCGCTGATGGTGATGCTGCTGTGCGGGCGTTCCCCACGGGTGCACCGGCCGGCCACCATGGAGTCGGGCCGGTTCACCCGGATGGTGCAAAGCCCCTCTGCGGTGGTGGCATTCATTCTCCTCAGCGGGTTCCTGCAGGCGGTGTACTGGATCCGCCAGGGCGGCGACTTCATGCACGGCCGCGTGCTGCTGACGCCGTTGTTCCTTCTGCTGGCCCCGGTTTCGGTGATCCCGCTGATGCTGCCCGATGTGCGCAGGATGGCGCGGGGTGCCGGCTACCTGTACGCCGGGGCGACGGCGCTGCTGTGGCTGGCGGTCGCCGGCTGGTCGGTGTGGACCGCGAACTCGCCGGGTATGGGCGCCGATGCGACGCGGGTGACCTACACCGGCATCGTCGACGAACGACGGTTCTACGCGCAGGCCACCGGCCACGCCCACCCGCTGACCGCGGCCGACTACCTGGACTACCCGCGCATGCGCGCGGTGCTCACCGCGATCGAGAACACCCCGGACGGCGCGCTGCTGCTGCCGTCGGGCAACTACGACGTGTGGGACGTCGTGCCGGCCTATCCGCCGCCACCGGACGCACCGCCGGACTACCGCGGGCCGTTCACCGTCTTCTTCACCAACTTGGGCATGCTCGGCATGAACGTCGGCCTCGACGTCCGCGTCATCGACCAGATCGGTTTGGCGAATCCGCTTGCCGCGCATACTGAACGGATCGAGAACGGCCGAATCGGACACGACAAGAACCTGTTCCCGGACTGGGCGGTCGCCGAGGGTCCGTTCCTCAAGGAACAGCCCTACATCCCGAAGTACCTCGACGAGGACTGGATCCGGCAGGCCGAGGCGGCGCTGCAATGCCCCGAGACCCAGGAGATGCTCGACGCGATCCGCGCCCCGATGGGGCCGCGTCGTTTCCTGTCAAACCTGGTACACGCCGCCCAGTACACCAGCTACCGCTTCGACCGGGTGCCGCGGTACGAGCTCGCGCGCTGTGGTCTGCCGTTGCCCGAACCGGTCAACCCGCCGTACACCGGGATGCCCCCGACCGGGCCATGAGGTTCGAAGTGCGATCACGCGATTTGCTGGCAGAGCGGTCTTTCTGATTTCGTAACGCTGTAGCCATGTCGGTCGGATAAGGCATGTGACGCAATGTCTGCGGCTTCGCAGCGGTGTTACGGAAATGAGAGATCACCACAAAGGTGTGGTTGACTACAAGGCAACTGGGCCGGACTCGGGGATCGCTCTGAGGAGCTCGTTCCTTCACAGGAGCGACGAGCCTGCTGCCGTTGAACGACAGATGGGAAAAACTCAAGCATGAAGTTCGTTGGGAGGCTGCGTGCCGCAGCCCGCCGATTGACGGTGGTCGCTGCTGCGGCTGTCGTGCTGCCCGGCCTGATCAGCGCGGTGGGCGGCTCGGCGACTGCCGGCGCGTTCTCGCGTCCGGGCCTGCCGGTCGAGTACCTGATGGTGCCTTCGGCCGGGATGGGCCGTGACATCAAGGTCCAGTTCCAGAGCGGCGGGCCGAACGCCCCCGGTGTCTACCTGCTCGACGGTCTGCGCGCCCAGGACGACTTCAACGGCTGGGACATCAACACCCAGGCGTTCGAGTGGTACCTCGACTCCGGTCTCGCGGTGATCATGCCCGTCGGCGGCCAGTCCAGCTTCTACACCGACTGGTACAGCCCGGCCTGCGGCAAGGCCGGCTGCCAGACCTACAAGTGGGAGACGTTCCTGACCCAGGAACTGCCGGCCTACCTCGCCGCCAACCACGGTGTGGACCCGAACCGCAACGCGGCCGTCGGTCTGTCCATGGCCGGTTCGGCGGCGCTGACGCTGGCGATCTACCACCCGCAGCAGTTCCAGTACGCGGCGTCGCTGTCGGGCTACCTGAACCCGTCCGAGGGCTGGTGGCCGTTCCTGATCAACATCTCGATGGGTGACGCGGGCGGCTACAAGGCCAACGACATGTGGGGTCGCACCGAGGACGAGAGCAGCGCCTGGAAGCGCAACGACCCGATGGTCAACATCGGCAAGCTGGTCGCCAACAACACCCGCATCTGGGTGTTCTGCGGCAACGGCAAGCCCGCCGAGGTCAACGGCAGCGTGGCGGGTGACAACCTGCCCGCGAAATTCCTGGAGAGCCTCACGCTGCGGACCAACAAGACCTTCCAGGAGGAGTACATGGCCGCGGGCGGTAAGAACGGCGTGTTCAACTTCCCGGCCGGCGGTACGCACGACTGGCCGTACTGGGGTCAGCAGCTGCAGCAGATGAAGCCCGACATCCAGCGGGTGCTCGGCGCTGTGCCGCAGCCGTCGGCTCCGGTCGGCGCCGCGGTTCCGGCCGAGACCGCCGCAACGGGCGGCTGACGCTCCGACAGACGGTACTGACGGCGGTGATCCCCAGGGGTCACCGCCGTCAGTCGTTTTGGCCTCCGGCGCCTCCCGGTGATGTGATTCACTACGCCAGGTAGGAACCGGACGGCGAGAGAGGTCGCAGATGCGCGGGATGTTTCGAGCGGTAGCCGCCGCGGCGATGGCCGCGCTGCTGTGGTCAGGTGCGGTGGCACCGTTCACGCCGTCCACTCCGGTGGCCCGGGCCCAGGGCGTCGAGATGCTGATGGTGCCGTCGGCGGCGATGGGCCGCGCGATCCCGGTCGCGTTCCAGGGCGGCGGCCCGCACGCGGTCGTCCTGCTCGACGCGTTCAACGCCGCACCCGACGTCAGTAACTGGGTGACCGCCGGCAACGCGATGAACACGCTGTCCGGTCTGGGTATCTCGGTCGTCGCGCCCGCGGGCGGCGCCTGGTCCATGTACACCAACTGGGAGCAGGACGGCAGCAAGCAGTGGGAGACGTTCCTGGCCGACGAGCTGCCGAACTGGCTGGCCGCCAACAAGGGCCTGGCGCCCGGCGGGCACGGGATCGTCGGTGCGGCCCAGGGCGGCACCGGCGCGATGACGATGGCCGCGTTCCACCCCGACCGGTACCGCTTCGCCGGCTCGCTGTCGGGCTTCCTGACCCCGTCGGCGACGGCGATGAACGGTGCGATCACCGCGGGTCTGGCCCGGTTCGGCGGTGTCGACACCCGCACCATGTGGGGATTGCCACAGCTGGGCCGGTGGAAGTGGCACGACCCGGACGTGCACGTCCAGCTGCTGGCCAACAACAACACCCGGCTGTGGGTGTTCAGCCCGGCGACCACCACCTGCACCGATGTACCCGCGATGATCGGGTACTGCGACCAGGCACAAGGCAGCAACCGCACCTTCTACCAGCACTACCGTGGGGTCGGTGGCGGTAACGGTCATTTCGACTTCCCGACCTCGGGAAATCACGACTGGGGGAGCTGGAGCGGACAGCTCGCGGCCATGTCCGGCGAACTCGTCGCGACCATCGCCTGACCCGGGGGCAGCCGGCGCAGGCCGGTACGTTGGAGTCGTGCAACACGGCTCACGCTCGGCGATCGCGGGATTGGCAGGACTGTCCGCGCTCGTCGCTCTCCCCGCTGCGTGGCTGACCGGTTGTTCGAGCGACATGATGGCCGGCATGGGCTCGGAGGTCGAGACAGCGCCCCCGCACGCGCAGTCCAGCATCCAGGCGCCGGGCCCCGGTAACCCCGGCGCGAAGTCCAACGCTCTGGTCGTCACCCCGAATCAGCAGGAGTATCTCGACGCGCTGTCCGCGGCGGGTGTGACGCCGTCGAGCGAGCTGTCGGCGCTGAGCATCGGCTCCTACGTGTGCCAGGCCCGCGCGGCCGGCCAACCCGACCAGGCGGTGTGGGATTTCGTCGCACCGCTGGTCCGCAACGACCTCCGCGGCGCCGAGGAGTCCGACGGCGCGCGCGCCGACTCCCCGTCGGCGGATGACACCGACGCCGCGACGGCCGACTACATTCGGATCGCGACCGAACGACTCTGTCAGTAGGAGCCCCACACCCTCATGGCGAAGACCAACCGGCGGAAACGCCATCGCATCCTCGCGCTCGCTGCCGCCGGGGCGGTGGCCCTTGTCGTGGTGCTGATCGTCGCGATCGTGATCGTGGTGCTGCGCCGCCCCGACGCGCCGCCGACCGCGGTGCCGCCGTCCGCGGTGCCGCCCGCCGGGGTGCCTCCGACGTCGAAGCCGCGCCCGGACTTCCAGGATGCGAGCTGCCCCGACGTCCAGTTGGTGTCGATCCCGGGCACGTGGGAGTCGTCGGTGACGCTGGATCCGTTCAACCCGGTGCAGTTCCCGGCGGCGCTGCTGCTCAACGTCACCAACCCGATCCGCGGTGCGTTCGACAACCAGCGCCTTGAGGTCTACACCGTCCCGTACACCGCGCAGTTCCGTAACCCGTTGTCGGCGGACCGCCAGATGTCCTACAACGACAGTCGCGCCGAGGGCACCCGCAACGCGATCCAGGCGATCACCGACATGAACAACCGGTGCCCGCTGACCAGCTACGTGCTCGTCGGGTTCTCCCAGGGCGCGGTGATCGCCGGCGACATCGCCTCCGACATCGGCAACGGCCGCGGTCCGGTCGACCAGGACCTGGTGCTCGGGGTGGCGCTGATCGCCGACGGCCGCCGCCAGGCCGGGGTCGGCCAGGAGATCGGGCCGAACCCGCCGGGGCAGGGCGCGGAGATCACGCTGCACGAGGTGCCGACCCTGTCGGCGCTGGGGCTGAC carries:
- a CDS encoding alpha/beta hydrolase-fold protein codes for the protein MRGMFRAVAAAAMAALLWSGAVAPFTPSTPVARAQGVEMLMVPSAAMGRAIPVAFQGGGPHAVVLLDAFNAAPDVSNWVTAGNAMNTLSGLGISVVAPAGGAWSMYTNWEQDGSKQWETFLADELPNWLAANKGLAPGGHGIVGAAQGGTGAMTMAAFHPDRYRFAGSLSGFLTPSATAMNGAITAGLARFGGVDTRTMWGLPQLGRWKWHDPDVHVQLLANNNTRLWVFSPATTTCTDVPAMIGYCDQAQGSNRTFYQHYRGVGGGNGHFDFPTSGNHDWGSWSGQLAAMSGELVATIA
- a CDS encoding DUF732 domain-containing protein; its protein translation is MQHGSRSAIAGLAGLSALVALPAAWLTGCSSDMMAGMGSEVETAPPHAQSSIQAPGPGNPGAKSNALVVTPNQQEYLDALSAAGVTPSSELSALSIGSYVCQARAAGQPDQAVWDFVAPLVRNDLRGAEESDGARADSPSADDTDAATADYIRIATERLCQ
- the zomB gene encoding flagellar motor control protein ZomB; the encoded protein is MRPSSSPETRLSASVRISLWVSTAVVAVLFGWGAWQRRWIADDGLIVLRTTRNMLAGNGPVFNAGERVEANTSTAWSYLMYFGGLVAGPARLEYVALTFALILSVLGVVFVMLGTARLYGPVLGGRSAVMLPAGVLVYIAIPPARDFATSGLENGLVLAYLGLLWWMMVIWAQRRGQPVSTAFDMTLAFVAGFSVLVRPELALVGGLALVMMLIVASGWRRRVLIVVAGGLLPVAYQIFRMGYYGLLVPGTAVAKDATGAKWEQGFSYLANFNQPYLLWAPAVLLIGLALMVMLLCGRSPRVHRPATMESGRFTRMVQSPSAVVAFILLSGFLQAVYWIRQGGDFMHGRVLLTPLFLLLAPVSVIPLMLPDVRRMARGAGYLYAGATALLWLAVAGWSVWTANSPGMGADATRVTYTGIVDERRFYAQATGHAHPLTAADYLDYPRMRAVLTAIENTPDGALLLPSGNYDVWDVVPAYPPPPDAPPDYRGPFTVFFTNLGMLGMNVGLDVRVIDQIGLANPLAAHTERIENGRIGHDKNLFPDWAVAEGPFLKEQPYIPKYLDEDWIRQAEAALQCPETQEMLDAIRAPMGPRRFLSNLVHAAQYTSYRFDRVPRYELARCGLPLPEPVNPPYTGMPPTGP
- a CDS encoding esterase family protein translates to MKFVGRLRAAARRLTVVAAAAVVLPGLISAVGGSATAGAFSRPGLPVEYLMVPSAGMGRDIKVQFQSGGPNAPGVYLLDGLRAQDDFNGWDINTQAFEWYLDSGLAVIMPVGGQSSFYTDWYSPACGKAGCQTYKWETFLTQELPAYLAANHGVDPNRNAAVGLSMAGSAALTLAIYHPQQFQYAASLSGYLNPSEGWWPFLINISMGDAGGYKANDMWGRTEDESSAWKRNDPMVNIGKLVANNTRIWVFCGNGKPAEVNGSVAGDNLPAKFLESLTLRTNKTFQEEYMAAGGKNGVFNFPAGGTHDWPYWGQQLQQMKPDIQRVLGAVPQPSAPVGAAVPAETAATGG
- the culp6 gene encoding carboxylesterase Culp6 is translated as MAKTNRRKRHRILALAAAGAVALVVVLIVAIVIVVLRRPDAPPTAVPPSAVPPAGVPPTSKPRPDFQDASCPDVQLVSIPGTWESSVTLDPFNPVQFPAALLLNVTNPIRGAFDNQRLEVYTVPYTAQFRNPLSADRQMSYNDSRAEGTRNAIQAITDMNNRCPLTSYVLVGFSQGAVIAGDIASDIGNGRGPVDQDLVLGVALIADGRRQAGVGQEIGPNPPGQGAEITLHEVPTLSALGLTMSGPRPGGFGMLNDRTFEICARGDLICAAPESAFNITQLPQTLQVLSGGAGQPVHAMYATPDFWNLDGLPATGWALNWAQGLVDNAPRPKHG